Part of the Bombina bombina isolate aBomBom1 chromosome 8, aBomBom1.pri, whole genome shotgun sequence genome is shown below.
gttttatttatttaaagttataaataagttattgttatatagttatggttgagtcagttctatggctcttatgtattacagcaagccaggaggatagggcattttattacttataatatcacatacacacagtacacacacacattccttagctcgtgcccctgtatatgtgtaatatataaatcacatatacacgcagtacacacacacattccttagctcatgcccctgtatgtgtgtaacatataatatcatatacacatagtacacacacacattcattagcttgtgcccctgtatgtgtgtaatatataatatcacatatacacacagtacacacacacattccttagctaatgcccctgtatgtgtgtaacatataatatcatatacacatagtacacacacacattccttagctcttgccctctgtatgtgtgtaacatataatatcacatatacacacagtacacacacatattcgTTATCTcgtgccctctgtatgtgtgtaacatataatatcacatatacacacagtacacacacacatcccttagctcgtgccctctgtatgtgtgtaacatataatatcacttatacacacagtacacacacacattccttagctcgggCCCTCTGTATGtgtttaacatataatatcacatacacacagtacacacacacattccttagctcttgacttctgtatgtgtgtaacatataatatcacatacacacagtacacacacacattccttagctcttgccctctgtatgtgtgtaacatataatatcacatatacacacagtacacacacatattcgTTATCTcgtgccctctgtatgtgtgtaacatataatatcacatatacacacagtacacacacacatcccttagctcgtgccctctgtatgtgtgtaacatataatatcacatacacacagtacacacacacattccttagctcttgacttctgtatgtgtgtaacatataatatcacatacacacagtacacacatatattccttagcttgtgccctctgtatgtgtgtaacatataatatcacatacacacagtacacacacacattccttagctcgggcccctgtatgtgtgtaacatataatatcacatacacacagtacacacacacattccttagctcatgccctctgtatgtgtgtaacatataatatcatatacacatagtacacacacacattccttagcttgtgcccctgtatgtgtgtaacatataatattacatacacacagtacacacacacattccttagctcgggcccctgtatgtgtgtaacatataatatcacatacacacagtacacacacacattccttagctcgggcccctgtatgtgtgtaacatataatatcacatacacacagtacacacacacattccttagcttgtgcctctgtatgtgtgtaacatataatatcatatacacatagtacacacacacattccttagcttgtgcccctgtatgtgtgtaacatatcatatcacatacacacagtacacacacacattccttagcttgtgccctctgtatgtgtgtaacatataatatcatatacacatagtacacacacacattccttagctcgggCCCCTGTATGTgtataacatataatatcacatacacacacagtacacacacacattccttagcttgtgccctctgtatgtgtgtaacatataaaatcacatacacacacagtacacacacacattccttagcttgtgccctctgtatgtgtgtaacatataatatcacatacacacagtacacacacacattccttagctcttgacctctgtatgtgtgtaacatataatatcacatacacacagtacacacacacacattccttagctcgtgcctctgtatgtatgtaacatataatatcacatatacacagtacacacacattccttagcttgtgcctctgtatgtgtgtaacatataatatcacatacacacagtacacacacacattccttagcttgtgcccctgtatgtgtgtaacatatagtatcacatacacacagtacacacacacattccttagctcttgCCCTCTGTATGTGTATAacatatagtatcacatacacacagtacacacacacattccttagctcttgacctctgtatgtgtgtaacatataatatcacatatatacacagtacacacacacattccttagctcgtgcccctgtatgtgtgtaacatataatatcacatacacacagtacacacacacattacttagCTTGTgcccccctgtatgtgtgtaacatataatatcacatacacacagtacacacacacattccttagctcttgacctctgtatgtgtgtaacatataatatcacatacacacagtacacacacattccttagctcttgccctctgtatgtgtgtaacatataatatcacatatacacacagtacacacacattccttagctcttgccctctgtatgtgtgtaacatataatatcacatatacacacagtacacacacacattccttagcttgtgcccctgtatgtgtgtaacatataatatcacatacacacagtacacacacacattccttagctcttgccctctgtatgtgtgtaacatataatatcacatacacacagtacacacacacattacttagCTTGtgccccctgtatgtgtgtaacatataatatcacatacacacagtacacacacacattccttagctcgggcccctgtatgtgtgtaacatataatatcacatacacacagtacacacacacattccttagcttgtgccctCTGTatttgtgtaacatataatatcacatacacacagtacacacacacattccttagcttgtgcccctttatgtgtgtaacatatatcacatacacacagtacacacacacattcattagcttgtgcctctgtatgtgtgtaacatataatatcacatacacacagtacgcacagtacacacacacacattccttagcttgtgcctctgtatgtgtgtaacatataatatcacatacacacagtatacacacatgtTCCTTACCTcttgccctctgtatgtgtgtaacatataatatcacatacacacagtacacacacattctgtagctcttgccctctgtatgtgtgtaacatataatatcacatacatacagtacacacacacattccttagcttgtgcccctgtatgtgtgtaacatataatattacatacacacagtacacacacacattccttagcttgtgcccctgtatgtgtgtaacatataatatcacatacacacagtacacacacacattccttagctcttgccctctgtatgtgtgtaacatataatatcacatacacacagtacacacacacattccttagcttgtgcccctgtatgtgtgtaacatataatattacatacaaaaCAACACCTACCCTTAGTGCACGTTAGATACTGTAACAGATTAGTAACGAGAAAGTTGTTAAATAAAAACAGGAAATAAACATCCTACTCCGGGCTCAGTTTACTATCAGAGTCATGTAATTACAGTAAGCCAGCTGCGGCACACAGCAGCTCCCACTACAAAGGTCACACAGATACAATCTGTGATTTTGCTGGAAATACCTGTAGATAAGCAAGGTGTAAATTTAATGCTGCTTTTAAGTGCAAAATGATGTCATTAGGATTGTTAGACACAAATTATAGATTTAATTCACTTTGCTTACAGCAGTTAAACATCAGGAcatggaaattattatttcagtagGTAAACAATGCAATAGCATAGCAGGTACGTACAACCAATAGGAGGCCTGCCCATACGGGAAAAAGTTTTCATGTGGGCAGGGCAGCAGTGAGTTTGGTATCAGTGTGCATGTCAGCAGTGGGTTTGGTAGCGATGGGTTTGGTAGCAGTGGGCATGTCAGCGGTGGGTTTGGTAGCAGTGTGCATGTCAGCAGTGGGTTTGGTAGCAGTGGGCATGTCAGCAGTGGGTTGGGTAGCCCTGTGCATGTCAGCAGTGGGTTGGGTAGCAGTGTGCATGTCAGTAGTGGGTTGGGTAGCAGTGGGTTTGGTAGCAGTGGGCATGTAAGTGGTAGGCTGGGTAGCAGTGGGCAAGGCAGCGGTGGGTTGTGCAGCAGTGGGTTTGGTAGCAGTGTGCATGTCAGCAGTAGCTTGGGTAGCAGTGGGCAAGGCAGTGGTGAGTTGTGCAGCAGTGGGTTTGGTAGCAGTGTGCATGTCAGCAGTGGTTTGGGTAGCAGTGGGCATGTCAGCAGTGGGTTTGGTAGCAGTGAGCATGTCAGCAGTGGGTTTGGTAGCAGTGGGCATGTCAGCAGTGGGTTGGGTAGCAGTGGGCATGTCAGCGTGGGTTGGATATCAGTGGGCATGTCAGAAGTGCATTGGGTAACAGTGGGCATGTCAGCATGGGTTAGATATCAGTGGCAATGTCAGCGGTGTTTTGGGTAGCAGTGGGTTGGGTAGTGGGCATGTCATCAGTGTGTTGTGCAGCAGTGGGTATGTCAGCAGTGGGTTGGGTAGCAGAGGGCATGTCAGCGGTGGGTTTTGTAGCAGTGGGCATGTCAGCGGTGAGTTGGCTAGCAGTGGGCATATCAGCATGGATTGGATAGCAGTGGGCATGTCAGTGGTGGGTTGGGTAGCAGTGGGCATGTCAGCAGGGCGTTGTGCAACAGTGGGGATGTCAGCAGTGGGTTGGATAGCAGTGGGCATGTCAGCAGTGGGTTTGGTTTCAGTGGGCATGTCAGCGGTGGGTTGGATAGCAGTGGGCATGTCAGCAGTGGGTTTGGTCTCAGTGGGCATATCAGCGGTGGGTTGGATAGCAGTGGGCATGTCAGGGGTGGGTTGGGTAGCAGTGGGCATGTCAGCGGGGGGTTGGGTAGCAGTGGGCATGTCAGCATGGGTTGGATAGCAGTGGGAATATCAGCGGTGGGTTGGGTAGCAGTGGGTTGAGTAGCAGTGGGCATATCAGTGGTGGCTTGGGTAGCAGTGGGCAGGGCAGAAGTAGGTTGGGTAGCAATGGGCATGTCAGCGGTGGGTTGAATAGCAGTGGGTTGGGTAGCAGTGGGCATGTCAGCGGTGGGTTGGGTAGCAGTGGGCATGTAAGTGGTGGGTTGGGTAGCAGTGGGCAGGGTAGTAGTAGGTTGGGTAGCAGTGGGTTGGGTATCAGTGGGCATGTCAGCGGTGGGTTGGGTAGCAGTGGGCATGTAAGAGGTGGGTTGGGTAGCAGTGGGCAGGGTAGTAGTAGGTTGGGTAGCAGTGGGTTTGGTAGCAGTGGGCATGTCAGTGGTGGGTTTGGTATCGGTGGGCATGTCAGCAGTGGGTTTGGTAGCAAGGGACATGTCAGCGGTGGGTTGGGTAGCAGTGGGCATGTCAGCGGTGGGTTTGGTATCAATTGGCATGTCAGCAGTGGGTTGTGTAGCAGTGGGCATGTCAGCAGTGGGTTGGGTAGCAGTGGGCAGGGTGCAGATGGTGAGGGGTTACAAGGGCTGGGAAGGAGTGTACAATACTGGAGCTCCTGTAAAACTGGAGGCAGAACCAGTGAAGGTGCCAAATTAACAGGCAGCAGGCTTTGATGGAGAATATACCATCCGGTTGTCCCAAATAAATCAGTGATCAGCTGGGGGGATGAATCTGAGACTGGCAGGGGCACAGGTACTCCCTATCACTTTCCCCAAAGAAGGAGCCAGTGCCCAGATGCAACTTCTCAGTTGAGAACCCTCACCATTGGGGCTTTTCCTCACTCCCTGCACCTTAAGGAACACCAAAGtgtttgcaaaaattaaaaaatagcacATAAGTATTTTTATTACTGTGTAATAATGTAAATAAAGCCATCCATAGGGTCTATTCCACTCCATTAGCAGAGCCGTGCATAGTGGTTTATATACATTACAGAGAAAGGGGACAATTGATAAtgaatgtatatattaatttactacacataattaaacattttatattatactcTCAtactgtttattgtccctttagtgTTTGGACATTTAATAAAGGTTAATAATAAAGATGTGTTAACTATATGACATTGTTAAATGCACATTATGTAGATCTGGTAAAAGCTTAAATCTATTGATGTCTGCTGTGTTTACCCAGAACAACTTAAGAAAACAAGACGTTCTGATTATATCACatacaggggccaatttatcaaccctctgtccaacatgatccaatcagcggatcatgtccgacagacatcgctgaatgcggagaccaatacgctctctgcattcagcattgcaccagcagcttttgtgaactgctggtgcaacgccggcccctgcagattcacagccaatcggccgctagcaaggggtttcaatcaacccgatcatattcgatcgggttgatttcccgcgatgtctgtctgcctcctcagagcaggcggacaggttatggagcagcggtctttagaccgctgcttcataactggtatttctggcgagcctgaaggctcgccagaaacacgagccttcaagctccatatggaacttgataaataggccccacagaatTCAGATAGTGCAAATGAACAGGGTCAAATCAATCAAGCGCAAGATTGCGATCAACCTCAAAATCTGAAACTTGATTTTTTACGTTTTATGTTccctatattatattaaatgaataataATCAGCACAGAACAATCATCAAAAATCTTGTTCCACTTCATGCAAACTAGAAGcagagacaatggggcatatttatcaaagtgtcagtgCATTCGGTGGCGTCAATACGCTCGatagacatcgctgacgcggatctgaatatgatgaggttgaattatcattgtgcgaggaGACCTGATCTGatattcagctgaatgctctggcccaTAAATTTAACAccgctatggggaaagcaatgcagggttagcaatacaggcttaggtagcagtattgtaagatcatctgttcacatctcttaagtgaacatttataagtgaggcacaaagaattacacaagaattgaacaaggattggacaagggataaggcaagttctgttttaataccaAGTTTTAAAcactgtctgactattttgtaaaatgctaaatatcttcatattccatttcctttttgccaccttttgtctgtttaacaaactactttacttaaTTACTCCGTACCCCCTcatcacctgcactgctcattagcccatctctcttaacctcaccttacttttatattcatgaacttcacacattcctaaagactctctctcccccttgcaactcatcacaaaaacactactgcaaatccgcatctcatctcatgtcactctccctcttgctcatactagctgctggtgacatctcccctaatcctggtcccccacattttccttgccctgcacacccatgtgtacccttcaatagacttcaaaaacaaaactctggtaaccctaatctcattcctcttgcatctaaagccaccacccccttcacttgcgcactttggaactctcactctgtttgcaacaagctcacttttatccatgacctctttatctcccactctctcaatcttctggctctcacagaaacctggctctctccttcagacactgcttcctctgctgcactgtcacatgggggtctccacttcagccacactcctaggactgacaatagacaaggaggtggtgttggtattttactttcctcttgttgcaccttcaacaaatacagcccttctcttccctcacattttcttcatttgaaacacacatgattcgcttattctctgccctctctttatgcgttgcagtcatataccgcctccCTGGCTCCGCAGctgtatttctagatcactttgctgcctggctaccttacttcctttcctcggatacccctgccctcattctcggtgacttcaacctccctgttgataatcccactgcctcctctgcaaaacaacttctgcaactcacttcctctttcattttgtcacaatggactgactctcccattcacaaagatggtcactcccttgatctgattttcagctatcgatgcactatctcaaacttcacaagctCACCTTTtcatctttctgaccaccacctcctcacttgtaacatcacctccctccctacaactctccctccttctatccctcagactaaacttcacagaagtatcaagtcactagatcagcaacagctcgctagctctcttgaccccatcctgtcccctcgaccccatcccctcacaactactcccctccctctcttctacccttacccctatacacacacacatcttcaacctctccttcagcactggtatagttcccacatctcttaaacatgcattagtcacacctatcctcaaaaaaacttctctcgatccaacctccccatccaactaccgccctatttccctactccctcttgcctcaaagcttcttgaaaaactagtatatgcacatctatcccatttccttacattaaactccctccttgatccactgcaatctggattttgcccccttcactcaacagagacagcaattgttaaggttaccaacgatctacttacagcaaaatccaaaggccacttctctctatttatcctccttgatctgtctgcagcctttgatactgtcgaccaccttcttttgctccataccctccaatccttcagcatctgtgacaaggtcctatctgtctaaccatacctttagtgtagccttctctggggcatcctctgccctgttaagtctttctgttggggtaccgcaaggctctgtcctctgtccccttctcttctcaatctacacttcctcattaggttccttaataaagtcccatgggtttcactatcatctgtatgccgacgatacccaaatctaactctctgcaccagaactgtctccttccttgctaacccgtgtcactaaatgtctctctcatatctcatcttggatgtcctctcattacctcatgctaaatctctccaaaactgagctccttattttccccccttccaaaatctccacaccccatgtctctataactgttgataactccatcattaccccaacttcacatgcccgatgtcttggggtcacacttgactcagatctttctttcactcctcacattcagtccttggctaaagcctgccgtttccaccttaaaaacatcactaaaatcagacatttacttacacaagacacaactaagattttaatccactctctcatcctttcccgccttgactactgccactccatcctctctggtctccctagctgctgccttgctcctttacaatccataaagaatgcctctgccaggctcatcttcctcacacgtcgctcttcatcttccgcacctctctgccaatcccttcactggcttcctcttgcttccaagattaaacacaaaattctcactctgacttataaagccctcaattgcattgctgcCCActaaatctcagaccttgtctccagatactctccctcccgaccccttcctTCAGcttatgatctcctactctcctcctctcttgttacctcctcacattcccgtttacaagatttctccaaactggttcccatcttatggaactctctgcctcgctccacaagactctcccctagttttaaaagcttcaagtgctccctgaagagtctactattcagggacgcatacaacctacactaactttcctatctccactgctatccacttaaaccccatagcatgtaaacctatgagcccagctgtttgtagtccaccttcataagagccgactacaacagtgcaactctcggcaggaccctctacccatttgatccatgtaattgtttttatataccacctatgttcatagcgctgcggaacctgtaaGTGCTctaaaatacctgataataattataataatcatgtccgctgcacatcaataaatgccgacagaatatgctctcggcatttatcattgcaccagcagttcttgtgaactgctggtgcaatgccaccactgcagatttgtggccaatcggctgctagcagggggtgtcaatcaacccgatcgtattcgattgggttgatttctggcgatgtctgtctaccgcctcagagcaggtggacaggttatggagcagcggtctttaggttcaccagaaacacggggcatcaagctccatacggagcttgataaatatgccgatacccttattaataaaaaaaagccatcaaaaacatgcgcgtcaagtacggtgcgatgagcatcggactgttgttaactaacagtcatcaatgtcgtggttattcgggtttttcccaactttatttataccatttcattactgtccatgaacaagcacatttctctaatgttaatcttttatttttcatctgttaatgtccaagaaatagctagatttatccctcaacaatatctcatagaaagttatttttatatttatttgttatacaaaaaaatctgttatatgatattttcatataaattaatgtgtatttgtatttctagaagtcatgatatgcttttatctcatgatcattttagaaattattattaatgctagaatgtgtgtgtatgtcagatatcttttacaaacatatttatatgtccctaaatgatttttttttgttctaaacaatgttgtctttcatatctctgtgtttatttataccactatatgtatatagtataaatttattattattctgagcaggaataattgcaaatataacgtaatcagagtataatatgtatttatttgcaatcaatcgatattttaagagctgggccagttttctctctgtacctgtgtaagacctcctgattgcaatctagttttaaaaaccaccccttcacaggtgttataaaatgggctggcatataagatgacatttcttactgaaaaataaattcaagagaaggaagaaatacactgaaaatagcatgacagtaaagaggtgattttaatttctgctgtatctggatcatgacagtttaatgttaggtgggctatctctttgagctatcagtttaagattatattgaattaaacatcaatccgaatttaaaatcattgtctaaaatattacactgtgtgtcctaatgtcagcatcaatgtttatctttaattctaatttcacatatacatactttcaaagtataatacacaatgtaacaaatagcacttacaagttctgatgagtgattaatgacacaagtatcgagcaatttgattcgttagtgatagtttaaaatgtatatttgaatcagattggctgatgtaataaagcatgtgattatgcatattccaatcaaaagtgattgaaaaattcactagtgtgtgggttgtttaggagtttgcgtcataattggtgcgaaaagtgttgagtcaaaattggtgcgaagtggagagtgtgacttgtattacatggcttaaacatggtacacatagatttttcacaaaaaaataaaaaggaagttagataTATTAtggtgtgtatttatttcatttttatctctatatctattagtgcaacaagtttggggcaaaacttttcaacaaatttgtagaaataatattgtccccttgctttgtaatgagagacaaatttgtagcataaaccataagtagtaatgtatttttcatttttatccctatatctactattgCATCAAATGTgcagcaataatattgtttaatttagaaagagtatacaattttaatagtttgttatttatattacataatatgtaatatacttcattctcttgcagcatcgaacataagctttctgtgttttcagactcccattgagttttaTGGCAtttgcgacctcaagggtggcggattgaaaactaggtacgctgcgttggaatacacgcaagcgtacctgttaaatgtttgataagtttggaaaagggtcaaatagagttgaatctgaatttgaaacatctgtaatgacgcaagcatcgatctgcattggattgagattgcgggattgtatattacatcacaaatttcaacatttgccgatcttgacgctttgataactatggcggatcaatctcgcaacaaatacaatgcggaattcaagcgtattttgagttgacgctttgataaataggccccaatgaaggAACCTCTAGGTGTCACATTATATTAATCATAAACGTCCAAAAAAAtctaatatttctattatttgtcTTCTGCAATAAGTAACTTTTCCAGATTCCTAAGCAGTGTAGCAGGTTGTGATTCCTCGGCCagtgcactgttaaagggacacgcaaAATAAAACGTATTATTTTAATTTGTCTCAATGTTTCCTTCTTTAGACCTAGTGCAGCTGTATATtggaaagatacaaagaaaatcacAATGTTCCATAAATAGTTAAATTGCAAACCAAATATCTCTCCAGAAGCAAGCTATACCATAAAAATAAGTTATGAGTACTACAGTCTGCTGTACACGTAGAAGAGGATATTATTTCTTCTTTCTTCAgaagaaatgt
Proteins encoded:
- the LOC128639009 gene encoding salivary glue protein Sgs-3-like: MPTATQPTADMPIDTKPTADMPTATQPTADMSLATKPTADMPTDTKPTTDMPTATKPTATQPTTTLPTATQPTSYMPTATQPTADMPTDTQPTATQPTTTLPTATQPTTYMPTATQPTADMPTATQPTAIQPTADMPIATQPTSALPTATQATTDMPTATQPTATQPTADIPTAIQPMLTCPLLPNPPLTCPLLPNPPLTCPLLSNPPLICPLRPNPLLTCPLLSNPPLTCPLKPNPLLTCPLLSNPLLTSPLLHNALLTCPLLPNPPLTCPLLSNPC